One genomic segment of Cygnus olor isolate bCygOlo1 chromosome 20, bCygOlo1.pri.v2, whole genome shotgun sequence includes these proteins:
- the LOC121057985 gene encoding C-C motif chemokine 4 homolog, with translation MKVSVAALAVLIAAFCYQTSAAPIGSDPPTSCCFTYIQRELPRSFVTDYYETNSLCSQPGVVFITRKGREVCANPEHDWVQKYVTELELN, from the exons ATGAAGGTCTCTGTGGCTGCCCTGGCTGTTCTCATCGCTGCCTTCTGCTACCAGACCTCTGCTGCACCAA TTGGCTCTGACCCACCAACCTCCTGCTGTTTCACCTACATCCAACGGGAGCTGCCCCGCAGCTTCGTGACCGACTACTATGAGACCAACAGCCTGTGCTCCCAGCCGGGTGTCGT GTTCATCACAAGGAAGGGACGTGAAGTCTGCGCCAACCCTGAGCACGACTGGGTCCAGAAGTACGTGACTGAGCTGGAACTGAACTGA
- the LOC121057982 gene encoding C-C motif chemokine 4-like has translation MQSVLHLPELLVLLRLSLSDGKMKVSSVVLALLLVAASCSQTSSAPVGPDHPTCCFSYTSHKLPKKLILRYYVTSTSCSLPALVFITKKGREVCANPSDTWVQRYLQNMKQN, from the exons ATGCAGTCTGTGTTGCATCTGCCAGAGCTCCTGGTCCTGCTCCGACTGTCCTTGTCTGACGGGAAGATGAAGGTCTCTTCAGTTGTTCTTGCTCTTCTCCTCGTTGCAGCCTCTTGCTCCCAAACCTCCTCTGCCCCAG TTGGACCTGACCACCCAACCTGCTGCTTCTCTTACACATCCCACAAGCTCCCAAAGAAGCTCATCCTGCGTTACTACGtcaccagcaccagctgctccctgccagccctcgT GTTCATCACAAAGAAAGGGCGCGAAGTCTGTGCCAATCCCAGTGACACCTGGGTGCAAAGATACCTGCAGAACATGAAGCAGAACTGA